The sequence CCTATGTGTAAGGTATGACCCAAATTTTCTGTTTCTATTTCAGAATGAaacctttcttttttaattcaaGTAAGGGTGAGAGATTTGATCCTTGGACCTTGGTCCTTAGTACATATACATACCCTACGAGTTAAGGTCTTATAGGCAAATCAAAATGTTTCTTCAATTTGAAGTTCAAAATTCCCCTGTTTTTGGCAGATTGCAGATGATGTTAAACCAAGTCCACTAGTTGTAAGTATACTGACAAAGCTTTGCAATTTTATACCCACATGGAAAATTGTTCCAACCCAAGATATCATTGATGTAGCTTTCAAAGTTCCTGAGATTAGACATCAGGTAAAATATTTTAATCTCCTCTGTTTTTATAAGAAATATAAAACGTGTTTATTACAACTCAACTCATATTGATCAATTCATGGTGAAATCAACAGATCAGAACTAATCCTTACTGTTACAAAGGGAAGCCTCGTTTGAACACTGGCCATGAACTCCTCAGGATCAGCTTAGATCTCGAGCAAAGACTCGATGAGGTTGGCAGTTTGAAAATGAATGAATGTCCAAACTGTTAAGTCGTTGGGTACATGGTGGTTTAACTGATGAGATATTTTCATTAAGCAGGTTTCGTTACCGTTTATAATCCTCCATGGAGAGGAAGATCGAGTGACTGATATGTCGGCGAGTGAGCAACTTTACGAGAAGGCGTCGAGCTGGGATAAGAGCTTGAAGAGATATCCAGAGATGTGGCATGGATTGTTGTATGGAGAGACAGATGAAAACATTGACGTTGTATTTGGAGACATAATTGCTTGGTTGGATGAAAGATGTGCTTTGGGAAATTCAAGGATCGAAAAACAGCTCAAGGCTGAATATGATGATCTCCAAACCAAATGATCTCAGAAATTCTTTAGTTGTGTATATGTTGTTTCTGATTGAGACCAAAGGTTCTTTTCTTATGTTTTATTTGTAAAGTGTTTACATATAAGGTGAAAACAACATGTAAAAGTAAAATGTGTAGAAAAAGTGAATGTGTACTATAGATTAAAGGAAGCtcataaaaatatacattatatttgAAGGAGTAATTGGTGTAACTTATATGACTAAAAACTTCCAATTTTATGCCTTATTTATTATCTTATATAATGTAAAAATGAACCTAACTTAATTGATATTCAAATTTGCATAGGCACAAAATAATAATCACATTCATTCAATTCCATGgttgcaattttttttacttccacttgaataatatttttttaaaatatatttaaaaattaaagtatGTTCTTTCTAACCATTTTTTATAGTCGTAAATATAGTaagtatatttaaaataattaagtacatagtaacattttaaaaaaaatataaaaaaatctatTAAATCGTTGATAGACTATGTTGTAAATGTTGATATATTACTAATAGATCATAGAagtttatcactaatagattttgttatatttgtagttttttaaaaatgttattatgtacttaattattattcgtAAAATTGCCGTAAGTCATAGTTACTCCTTCGTTTGTTTAAAATAATGTGTCATTATACAACATAATTGTCTCTTCTCTTAGACTTGAAACCTAAAATTGCCTAACAGTGTGCTATA comes from Cucumis melo cultivar AY chromosome 12, USDA_Cmelo_AY_1.0, whole genome shotgun sequence and encodes:
- the LOC103485032 gene encoding caffeoylshikimate esterase-like; this translates as MAAQQLDGLTYEEEFILNSRGMNLFTCKWLPKDKEPKALIFICHGYAMECSITMNSTAVRLAKAGFAVYGIDYEGHGKSDGLQGYITSFDFVVDDCSNFFTDISERKENRNKMRYLLGESMGGAVALLLHRKKPDYWDGAVLVAPMCKIADDVKPSPLVVSILTKLCNFIPTWKIVPTQDIIDVAFKVPEIRHQIRTNPYCYKGKPRLNTGHELLRISLDLEQRLDEVSLPFIILHGEEDRVTDMSASEQLYEKASSWDKSLKRYPEMWHGLLYGETDENIDVVFGDIIAWLDERCALGNSRIEKQLKAEYDDLQTK